The Mus musculus strain C57BL/6J chromosome 2, GRCm38.p6 C57BL/6J genome has a window encoding:
- the H2al2a gene encoding histone H2A-Bbd type 1 — MARKRQRRRRRKVTRSQRAELQFPVSRVDRFLREGNYSRRLSSSAPVFLAGVLEYLTSNILELAGEVAHTTGRKRIAPEHVCRVVQNNEQLHQLFKQGGTSVFEPPEPDDN, encoded by the coding sequence ATGGCCAGGAAAAGGCAAAGGCGAAGAAGACGGAAAGTGACCCGCTCCCAGAGAGCTGAGCTTCAATTTCCTGTTAGCCGTGTGGATCGTTTCCTACGAGAGGGAAACTATTCTAGACGCCTGAGCTCTTCTGCTCCTGTATTCCTCGCGGGTGTGCTCGAGTACTTAACATCTAACATCCTTGAACTGGCTGGTGAGGTGGCCCACACCACTGGCAGGAAGCGCATAGCTCCAGAGCATGTGTGCCGTGTGGTACAGAACAACGAACAGCTCCACCAACTCTTCAAACAAGGTGGCACATCAGTGTTTGAGCCACCAGAACCTGATGACAACTGA